CATACTGCTGAAAGTTCTCCATGTATGCTCTGTTCCAAGTTTATCCTTGCCTTTATATGCGAACTTATTGTACTCTGCTACGGTCTGGTCTTCCCATTTCCCGTTCCTGTAAACTCCTTGATGCGGGTTATGACATACAAGACATGTATTCGGCATCGTATCCGGGCGTGTTGCGCCCAGACCTGCATGCTTTGAACTCATCGTTTCTTCTACTTCCTTCTGATGGCACTTCTTGCATGTTTCAATCGAAGAAACATTTATCTCTGTATAGGGTGCACTGCCATGACAGTCAGTACAGCTCAGATTAGAATGCGTAGAACCCGGCATCGGTCCTACCTGTGCACCTGTTGCTCCAATTGCCACTGCTAAAAAAACTACCGCCACCACCGGCGTCAACGCTACTGCAATCGAAAAGTATTTCATATTCATATCCATACTCATCACTTCAAATATATTTGAAATATCAGCATAAAAGCTTTTTGATTCTCTTAATTTTTTGAATAGTTATATTATCACAAAAATTATTGATATATTACGAAAGGTGTGAAAATATGTAGGAGGTCATGAGGAAAAGAGTGAAAGAACGGGAATAGTAGATGGTATGTGCATAAATTAGGAGATGGTATGAAAAAAATGAGAAAAGAAACTCTGGCTATATTTGGTCTGGCTCTGGCGATAGTGCTGTGTAGTTGCAGTGTATTCAGTGGCGTGACAGTAGCGAGTGGAGAAAAAGTATAGTGAAGTTTGGAGGCAGTACATTGGGTGGAGATTTCGGTTATCCCTCGCCGTATGCGTTCTATCCACGAGGTATGGGCTATATTTATTTGAGCTTCTGTTTTGACACGCTGACCTGGAAGGACGAAACAGGCGTGATACCTTGGCTTGCTGATAGTTGGGAGATGTCTGACGATGGTAAGGCATGGACATTTCACCTTCACAGGGGAGTGAAGTGGCACGATGGAGAAGCGTTTACTGCAGATGACGTGAAGTTCACGTTCGATTATATGAAAGAACACCCACGACCAAAGTGGTTCAAGACATTAGAGTACATAGACCGTGTGGATGCTCTGGACGAGTATACCGTTGTTATACACCTAAAAAAGCCGGTAGCAGATTTCCTGGTGACTATTGCCGGGGATGTTCCTATAATTCCCGAACATATATGGAGCGGTGTTGAAGACCCGAAGAAGTTCAGGGGTAAAGAAGCCGTTATAGGAACAGGACCTTTTAAACTGGAGGAATATAACAAAGAGGAAGGGTATTACTTATGGGAGGCAAATGAGGGGTATTTCAAGGGAAAACCACTCGTAGATAAACTCATTTCGATAAAGGTCAGCGATACAGCGCTCGCATTGAAGACCGGCGATTTAGATGAGGCATCACTCTGGAGGAAGGATACAGACGTGGTCACTGAGTTTGAAGCCAACCCCAATTTCAAGATAATAGAAGGACCTGGCTACTGGGTGCTCCAGCTCGTCTTCAACTGCGAAAAATATCCTACAAATATCACGGAATTCAGGCATGCCATCGCTTATGCTATAAACAGAAGCGAGATTATCCAAAAAGTGGTGCATGGCGGTGCAATACCTGCAAATCCAGGCATCCTCCAACCGGGCACAGAATGGTCTAATCCTGACCTTCCGGGCTATGAGTACAATGTAACGAGAGCTAACGAAATACTCGATGCATTGAACTTCACTGACAGCAATGGCGATGGAATAAGGGAGTACCCAACCGGAGAAGAGCTTGAATTCGAGCTGATAACGATTGACAAATTCTCAAGGGAGGCGGAACTTATAAAATCGCAATTGAAAGAGGTGGGGATAAGGGTAAATGTAAAATCGATGGACAAGAGCACAGTAG
This is a stretch of genomic DNA from Methanophagales archaeon. It encodes these proteins:
- a CDS encoding PGF-CTERM sorting domain-containing protein — protein: MKFGGSTLGGDFGYPSPYAFYPRGMGYIYLSFCFDTLTWKDETGVIPWLADSWEMSDDGKAWTFHLHRGVKWHDGEAFTADDVKFTFDYMKEHPRPKWFKTLEYIDRVDALDEYTVVIHLKKPVADFLVTIAGDVPIIPEHIWSGVEDPKKFRGKEAVIGTGPFKLEEYNKEEGYYLWEANEGYFKGKPLVDKLISIKVSDTALALKTGDLDEASLWRKDTDVVTEFEANPNFKIIEGPGYWVLQLVFNCEKYPTNITEFRHAIAYAINRSEIIQKVVHGGAIPANPGILQPGTEWSNPDLPGYEYNVTRANEILDALNFTDSNGDGIREYPTGEELEFELITIDKFSREAELIKSQLKEVGIRVNVKSMDKSTVDTILKGGNFLLAINGHGGCSYPDILEIPDWPASTYHNDSYDSIFDKQATTMDFEERKQLVYQLQAMITDDLPVYALYHPRRWAIYNPGKLDTWFYTKNGIAHGIPYELNKLVFIGAEAPATPMATATATPTSKSIPTPKPPGFGATLAIAGLLTVAYLFLRKRGR